The following are encoded together in the Cryptococcus neoformans var. neoformans JEC21 chromosome 9 sequence genome:
- a CDS encoding specific RNA polymerase II transcription factor, putative: protein MNDLSAASREKIRRGYRACLHCRSRKAKCDLGDIDAPSSPPCSRCKRESRECVFAPSRRGGNNKKRARTDSEDISREDEDPPRPLGRSTAEVTSGEEHSSQTFPYPQPPPQPRHPSVHNLLGHSPPPARYRQHFGHTSSSSQSSPQTSFSADHATPQTRPTLSNVQSHTATGYPDSPPSPRRRRTANPPLHAADPSSIVVADMRNESDALQILALASGQAANRDGEEERSDRHDGHSVPGTVDSTGMGGHQQQMRGAPSSPEKEMQLAKLAQFPLVKLGILSVEQTTRLVDMFFRCHHHFFPIIPSDGIPRTLEQLSVFAQNEKYLLATIIIISSRVENTPEMREIHERSWAVMRRWISKVQCLGEPPTIGLVESLLLLAENLPRTSREMMSDDSTETDAIEEPHGVENRQAWQMIGLAVRSAYEMGLDKLGLQLIPETERTLELERAKLVWVYCYLFDRHVSMRLGKGFWTRGGAVCFQGYSSSAQTGPAAALVNFPFLREIRPGDPHSDHPQDDLGSLVQAYLELTMMMSNAHDVLYPNAARTRSLVVYGEYFKYIDEMARSLDGFKILWRRKKWTLFPLTDTVWVMFYYIQLYICAFSFQAHVERATIRGEEEYKLLEQRHKEQGGTTKLAKPSLSLFPRGAAQSPDARYIFQMCDAARELIHICVDNLYPGGALPYLPSRFLLWFTYGAIVLLKAIYSGAMLRADHKRTLDLIDRLCTCFAQCSTDEEYPAVRYGKQLEALRNKLAGLSDVKSTQSPNGSQTVRLPRTQNRAPEVRVSPSQTSTSPNTVPPPQQFDPRPSTFQPARPHAMPNEHAVNTPTWQLPVLQQYTQPVTFPYPTTPVSFTTGPSTEMSAPYVAPPHQQPFMEFGVAQSSDGLNLGMNDHHNLGFTTLDDWFGFGTAGTAGGAGQGGNGVDDPMGLANVGLDLQDFWMNVGPGEAQGGFPFR, encoded by the exons ATGAATGATCTATCAGCAGCCTCGAGGGAAAAGATCAGGAGAGGATACCGCGCTTG CCTCCACTGCAGGTCTCGCAAAGCAAAGTGCGATCTC GGAGACATTGACGcgccctcttctccgccatGCAGCCGATGCAAGCGCGAAAGCCGAGAATGTGTGTTTGCTCCCTCTCGCCGGGGAGGAaacaacaagaagagggcACGTACGGATTCAGAAGACATTTCCAGAGAGGACGAAGATCCGCCGCGCCCACTGGGTCGTTCCACAGCCGAAGTTACGTCGGGCGAAGAACATTCCTCCCAGACTTTTCCGTACCCTCAACCGCCTCCACAGCCCCGACATCCATCTGTGCATAATCTTCTAGGTCATTCTCCGCCACCCGCTCGATACCGTCAGCATTTCGGCCATACATCTTCCAGTTCACAATCGTCTCCTCAAACTAGCTTTTCCGCCGACCATGCAACTCCACAGACCCGACCCACACTGTCTAATGTTCAGTCTCACACAGCCACAGGATACCCAgactctcctccttcacccaGACGAAGACGCACGGCCAATCCACCGTTGCACGCTGCCGATCCAAGTAGTATTGTTGTAGCAGACATGCGTAATGAGAGTGATGCGTTGCAGATCCTTGCGCTTGCTAGTGGTCAGGCAGCAAATagggatggtgaagaagagagatcTGATAGGCATGACGGCCATAGCGTGCCAGGCACTGTCGATTCTACAGGTATGGGAGGTCATCAGCAGCAAATGAGGGGAGCGCCGTCGTCTCcggaaaaagaaatgcaGCTGGCAAAGCTGGCGCAGTTCCCTCTGGTTAAATTGGGAATCCTCAGCGTTGAGCAGACGACAAGACTTGTGGACATGTTTTTCAGGTGTCACCATCACTTTTTC CCAATTATTCCCTCGGATGGCATCCCAAGGACGCTTGAACAATTATCCGTCTTTGCCCAAAACGAAAAATACCTTTTGGcgaccatcatcatcatttcgAGCCGGGTGGAAAACACGCcagagatgagagagatcCATGAACGCTCATGGGCAGTCATGCGCAGGTGGATCTCCAAAGTCCAATGCCTCGGTGAACCACCCACCATAGGCCTCGTCGAATCCCTCCTTTTACTCGCCGAGAACCTGCCACGCACTTCACGTGAGATGATGTCTGATGATTCTACCGAGACGGATGCGATAGAAGAGCCGCACGGTGTGGAGAACAGGCAGGCTTGGCAGATGATAGGTTTGGCGGTGAGGAGTGCGTATGAGATGGGGTTGGATAAGTTGGGTCTGCAGTTGATACCGGAGACAGAGAGAACGCTGGAGTTGGAGAGGGCAAAGTTGGTTTGGGTCT ACTGCTACCTTTTTGACAGACA TGTCTCTATGCGACTCGGTAAAGGTTTCTGGACACGAGGTGGCGCAGTCTGTTTCCAAGGctactcttcctctgctcAAACTGGCCCTGCCGCTGCTCTCGTCAATTTCCCCTTTTTACGCGAAATCAGGCCTGGCGATCCTCATAGCGATCATCCACAAGATGACTTGGGTAGTTTGGTACAGGCGTATCTGGAactgacgatgatgatgagtaACGCGCATGATGTACTTTATCCTAATGCGGCGAGAACAAGGTCACTTGTTGT TTACGGAGAGTACTTCAAATATATTGACGAAATGGCACGATCGCTGGATGGGTTCAAGATTTTATGGCGACGTAAAAAATGGACACTGTTCCCTCTCACTGACACTGTCTGGGTCATGTTCTACTACATACAGCTCTATATATGTGCCTTCAGTTTC CAAGCGCACGTCGAACGGGCAACTATCcgaggcgaagaagagtacAAACTCTTGGAACAACGGCACAAGGAACAAGGAGGTACGACAAAACTCGCCAAACCGTCTCTCAGTCTTTTCCCGCGGGGTGCTGCTCAAAGTCCCGATGCGCGATACATTTTCCAAATGTGTGACGCCGCGAGAGAACTTATACACATTTGCGTGGATAATCTGTACCCTGGTGGAGCGCTGCCTTATCTGCCTTCAAGGTTCTTATTGTGGTTCACGTATGGAGCGATTGTGCTGTTGAAAGCTATTTACTCAGGGGCTATGCTCAGAGCGGACCACAAAAG AACCCTTGATTTGATTGACCGGCTTTGCACTTGCTTTGCTCAGTGCTCGACAGACGAAGAGTACCCCGCGGTACGATACGGCAAGCAGCTCGAAGCACTCCGCAATAAGCTTGCCGGGTTATCAGACGTCAAAAGCACTCAAAGCCCCAATGGCTCTCAGACGGTCAGACTTCCTCGTACGCAAAACCGGGCCCCAGAGGTCCGCGTCAGTCCATCCCAGACTTCTACCTCTCCCAATACAGTGCCTCCGCCCCAACAGTTTGACCCACGGCCGTCGACATTTCAACCTGCCCGGCCTCATGCTATGCCAAACGAACACGCCGTCAATACGCCGACGTGGCAGTTACCGGTCTTGCAGCAGTACACTCAGCCAGTCACATTCCCATACCCTACAACCCCAGTCTCCTTTACTACGGGTCCTTCTACAGAAATGTCTGCGCCATACGTCGCGCCGCCGCACCAACAGCCATTCATGGAATTTGGTGTGGCGCAGTCATCAGACGGTTTGAATTTGGGTATGAACGACCATCATAACTTGGGGTTCACCACGCTTGATGATTGGTTTGGGTTCGGAACAGCCGGTACGGCTGGTGGAGCTGGCCAAGGTGGGAATGGAGTGGATGATCCGATGGGATTGGCGAATGTCGGGTTGGATCTGCAGGATTTCTGGATGAACGTCGGGCCGGGTGAG GCTCAAGGAGGGTTCCCGTTCCGATAA
- a CDS encoding transport-related protein, putative — MSGLSLAQQLKQLHSNNVSVPDPESAYSNLDSHDIQRKGDEGREHYVDVGPSRLRMELGGTGGGTLTGPKYEGVKTGRMKIFDDDDDDDDDREGNGSEEGSDGEGDEDEDGDEDDEDEEDEDEDEEESDEDEQGEDEDEDEEEQPQPRANGSKQALDPVASLRNSRLKDVEKGQAIRKQKALFESLITLRITFQKALTASNTVPPTLPEDPENELAYKKASILKSLGELNERLFTLRESISLPGELGEDVSLGKRKRAEGDDAQGQAYWIKAAKESLGIADRSHPQLLPILNKWSSKIQAASLQLGSKQAGGSKFLQQMKNGAGGVVEAIESGINSKREAEKTLMESEETGYRALLREVIESRSGSGPAADLTHLRREKKKKREAERGGSKGRKLRYTVHEKAQNFVVPIPLSHGWHEEQVDELFSSLFGGVGMKGATAEKTVGLDVGTADEGLAELGGLRVF, encoded by the exons ATGTCTGGCCTTTCACTCGCCCAACAGCTCAAGCAGCTCCATTCAAACAATGTATCTGTCCCAGATCCCGAAAGCGCCTACTCCAACCTCGACTCACACGATATCCAGCGAAAAGGCGATGAGGGACGAGAACATTATGTTGACGTGGGACCATCTAGACTGAGGATGGAGCTTGGAGGCACCGGTGGTGGGACTTTGACTGGACCAAAGTACGAAGGTGTGAAGActggaaggatgaagattttcgacgacgacgatgacgatgatgatgatagagAGGGAAATGGAAGTGAAGAGGGTAGCGATGgtgagggagatgaagatgaggatggggatgaagatgacgaagatgaagaggacgaagatgaggatgaagaggaaagtgatgaagacgagcaaggtgaggatgaagacgaagatgaggaagagcagcCCCAACCTCGAGCCAACGGCTCAAAGCAAGCGCTCGATCCCGTCGCTTCTCTCAGAAATTCTCGTCTTAAAGATGTTGAAAAGGGCCAAGCCATCCGAAAGCAAAAG GCTCTCTTTGAATCCCTCATCACCCTCCGTATCACGTTCCAGAAAGCCCTCACTGCTTCCAACACCGTCCCCCCCACCCTTCCCGAAGACCCGGAAAACGAACTTGCTTATAAAAAGgcttccatcctcaagaGTCTCGGTGAACTCAATGAACGTCTTTTTACTTTGAGAGAATCTATCAGTTTGCCGGGCGAATTAGGAGAGGACGTTTCGCTCGGCAAGAGAAAAAGGGCCGAGGGTGATGATGCTCAAGGGCAAGCATATTGGATAAAAGCTGCCAAGGAGTCATTGGGTATTGCGGACAG ATCCCATCCCCAACTCTTACCCATCCTCAATAAATGGTCTAGCAAAATTCAAGCGGCTTCCTTGCAGCTCGGCTCAAAACAAGCAGGTGGAAGCAAGTTCCTTCAACAGATGAAGAACGGTGCTGGCGGCGTTGTCGAAGCTATCGAATCTGGTATCAACAGCAAG CGCGAGGCCGAAAAGACATTGATGGAGAGTGAAGAGACTGGATATCGAGCTCTGCTTCGTGAAGTTATCGAATCTCGATCTGGTTCTGGTCCTGCTGCCGACTTGACTCacttgagaagagaaaagaagaagaagcgagagGCTGAGCGTGGAGGTAGTAAAGGAAGGAAGCTTCG TTATACTGTGCATGAGAAAGCGCAAAACTTTGTTGTCCCCATTCCCCTTTCTCATGGGTGGCACGAGGAGCAAGTGGATGAGCTGTTTTCAAGTCTGTTTGGTGGTGTAGGCATGAAGGGTGCAACAGCTGAAAAGACTGTGGGATTGGATGTCGGCACTGCTGATGAGGGACTGGCGGAGCTTGGTGGCTTAAGGGTATTCTAG
- a CDS encoding expressed protein, protein MADNAAAPAPLYLPAILQNPANRAARQVHAHNAQQREKAAARRERDTRSNAAPEYNGKGKRVIRRLDNAAFASNPHIVRPTKTDYAPPVPLQARPSRPSFPAGAIPRSTPVPPALVPERDPFSPDSRQGSFSTSLKGTRAMLRKRGKRAEGLVTKADAEIRKWLGGEWGDLNAQEDGQWRVIDERLVDYASEAGAASTSSAARRLPTHRGLDILPDLPIENGQIPAILEISRSPAHLTWCLSESFDRLVIHLLSRYYELASWSQDLATTSGQILRVTHVVVPSIAQPNRHPIAGHSLATPETSEVSGQSSSESNYHSSYHSLSEGESNESSGFTESDSDTATEMGDAEIVSYSVEGDTTITPIPEMSDLSLSENENELIRTFSTTSSRYASSEGGSDFGTLGDSLTIPRTSGHESEDSMAGGWVDMDDESDFGDIPGFSRLRIDAMYGRINPGVRVSARGWESKPTFFEYLYGV, encoded by the exons ATGGCAGACAACGCAGCAGCACCAGCACC CCTCTACCTCCCCGCCATCCTCCAGAACCCCGCAAACAGGGCAGCTCGCCAGGTGCACGCACACAACGCCCAGCagagggaaaaggctgCAGCTCGCCGTGAACGCGACACCAGGTCAAACGCCGCCCCAGAGTACAATGGGAAAGGCAAGAGGGTAATAAGGCGACTTGACAATG CGGCCTTTGCCTCGAATCCGCATATCGTACGTCCAACAAAAACCGACTATGCTCCTCCAGTACCGCTTCAAGCACGTCCTTCGCGCCCATCGTTCCCGGCCGGCGCAATCCCACGCTCCACGCCCGTCCCTCCGGCTCTCGTCCCCGAACGAGACCCCTTTTCTCCAGACTCTCGTCAAGGCTCATTCTCCACTTCGTTGAAGGGAACCCGTGCTATGCTCCGCAAGCGAGGTAAACGGGCTGAAGGCCTAGTCACCAAGGCAGATGCCGAAATCAGAAAGTGGCTCGGCGGAGAGTGGGGTGATTTGAATGCACAGGAAGACGGGCAGTGGCGAGTCATTGATGAACGACTAGTCGACTATGCTTCCGAAGCGGGAGCTGCGTCTACTTCATCTGCCGCCCGAAGGCTTCCCACACATCGAGGCCTTGACATCTTGCCGGATCTCCCCATCGAGAATGGTCAAATTCCTGCCATCTTGGAAATCTCGCGCTCACCTGCGCACCTGACCTGGTGCCTTTCTGAAAGCTTTGACCGTCTCgtcatccatcttctttctcgcTATTACGAGCTTGCTTCGTGGA GCCAAGACCTTGCAACAACCTCGGGCCAAATTCTTCGAGTCACTCACGTCGTTGTCCCTTCTATCGCACAGCCCAACCGCCATCCCATCGCTGGTCATAGTCTAGCCACTCCAGAAACCAGCGAAGTCTCTGGCCAATCGTCTTCCGAAAGCAACTATCATTCGAGCTATCACTCGCTTTCCGAGGGCGAGTCAAATGAATCGAGCGGATTCACAGAATCCGACAGCGACACTGCAACCGAAATGGGCGATGCAGAGATCGTCAGCTACTCTGTCGAGGGCGATACCACCATCACGCCCATACCAGAGATGTCCGACCTGTCCTTATCGGAAAACGAGAACGAATTGATAAGAACCTTTTCAACGACGTCTTCCCGATATGCGTCCTCGGAGGGCGGTTCCGACTTTGGCACTCTCGGCGATAGCTTGACGATCCCAAGGACGTCCGGTCATGAGAGTGAAGATAGCATGGCAGGCGGATGGGTAGATATGGACGACGAGTCTGACTTTGGGGATATACCCGGTTTTTCGCGTCTCAGAATTGATGCAATGTACGGCCGTATAAACCCAGGGGTGAGAGTATCGGcaagaggatgggaaagcAAACCCACGTTCTTCGAGTATTTGTATGGTGTATAG